In a single window of the Papaver somniferum cultivar HN1 chromosome 8, ASM357369v1, whole genome shotgun sequence genome:
- the LOC113304889 gene encoding histone H3.2 produces MARTKQTARKSTGGKAPRKQLATKAARKSAPATGGVKKPHRFRPGTVALREIRKYQKSTELLIRKLPFQRLVREIAQDFKTDLRFQSSAVAALQEAAEAYLVGLFEDTNLCAIHAKRVTIMPKDIQLARRIRGERA; encoded by the coding sequence ATGGCTCGTACTAAGCAAACAGCAAGGAAATCAACAGGAGGAAAAGCCCCAAGGAAGCAATTAGCAACAAAAGCAGCTCGTAAATCAGCACCAGCAACCGGAGGAGTGAAGAAACCTCACAGATTCAGGCCAGGAACTGTCGCTCTTCGTGAGATCAGGAAATACCAAAAGAGTACTGAACTTTTGATCCGTAAATTACCATTTCAGCGCTTAGTTCGTGAAATAGCTCAAGATTTCAAAACCGATTTGAGGTTTCAGAGTTCAGCAGTTGCAGCTCTACAAGAAGCAGCTGAAGCTTATCTTGTCGGATTATTTGAAGATACAAATCTCTGTGCGATTCATGCTAAAAGGGTTACTATTATGCCTAAGGATATTCAACTTGCCAGGAGAATCAGAGGCGAGCGTGCTTGA
- the LOC113305379 gene encoding F-box protein At3g07870-like has product MKGLNSLPEGIILDILTRVPTESVLDCKLVYKPWRDLIGDPSFSQLHFNLLDSADDSGKLSFIILSCENMDTFDPGMEDLYYTEYDENCHETPFSRKMRMHLNPEFKKYSFVGSCNGLICFGPWFDCLTSYNVSKFHYGPVYICNPVSKEHIILPNFEGVYKWSGFGYSHSTNEYKVVRICLDSDEPNFGIPQVYTVGSGNGWRNLREMDMELKNIQIVIFCAGMFANEALHWVNKDKKRFLAFHLADEKFSELPLPPCGVQNLCPTLGVLGDFLSAYKFNDTYGGVGDCEIWLLKKNKDNNYNDLSWSKEFRFDSFDSYISPPFGYTRSGNLLFYGDSKFYIYDSEASSTDVNFGKDRIVISKNERDKESTHAAPVIEPGLTMDLVTVIQPMSTRLLESVLTLTNRILEFLKCTLLSAAMDKGIWESWT; this is encoded by the exons ATGAAGGGGCTTAACAGTCTACCGGAAGGGATCATACTAGACATCCTGACTAGGGTACCAACTGAGTCTGTTCTAGACTGCAAGCTGGTATACAAACCGTGGAGAGATCTTATTGGTGATCCATCATTCTCTCAGTTGCACTTCAATCTTCTTGATTCTGCTGATGATTCTGGTAAGCTAAGTTTTATTATCTTAAGTTGTGAGAATATGGATACGTTTGATCCAGGGATGGAAGACCTTTATTATACCGAATATGATGAGAATTGTCATGAGACACCCTTCAGTAGAAAAATGAGGATGCATTTAAACCCTGAATTTAAGAAgtattcttttgttggttcttgtAATGGGTTAATTTGCTTCGGTCCTTGGTTTGATTGTTTAACTTCATACAATGTTTCTAAGTTTCATTATGGACCCGTTTATATCTGTAATCCAGTCAGCAAAGAACATATTATCCTTCCAAATTTTGAAGGGGTGTACAAATGGAGCGGATTTGGTTACAGTCAttcaaccaatgagtacaaggttgttagaaTCTGTCTAGACTCTGACGAACCAAATTTTGGAATTCCTCAAGTATACACTGTTGGCAGTGGCAATGGATGGAGAAATTTGAGAGAGATGGACATGGAGTTGAAAAATATACAAATTGTTATATTTTGTGCTGGTATGTTTGCAAATGAAGCTCTTCATTGGGTGAACAAGGACAAAAAAAGATTTCTTGCTTTCCATTTGGCTGATGAAAAGTTTAGTGAGCTTCCACTACCACCTTGTGGTGTTCAAAATCTTTGTCCTACACTAGGGGTTTTAGGTGATTTTCTAAGTGCTTATAAGTTTAATGATACTTATGGCGGTGTCGGTGATTGTGAAATATGGTTATTGAAGAAGAACAAAGATAATAATTATAATGACTTGAGCTGGAGTAAAGAGTTTAGGTTTGATTCTTTTGACAGTTATATATCGCCGCCATTTGGGTATACGAGGAGTGGTAATCTTCTGTTCTATGGGGATAGTAAATTTTATATTTACGATTCAGAAGCTTCATCAACGGATGTGAATTTTGGCAAGGATCGCATAGTTATTTCTAAA AATGAGAGGGACAAGGAATCAACTCATGCCGCCCCTGTTATTGAGCCAGGCCTGACCATGGATTTGGTTACAGTCAttcaaccaatgagtacaaggttgttagaaTCTGTTTTGACTCTGACGAACCGAATTTTGGAATTCCTCAAGTGTACACTCTTGTCAGCGGCAATGGATAAAGGAATTTGGGAGAGTTGGACTTGA
- the LOC113304888 gene encoding putative disease resistance protein RGA3, translating to MAESFFAACALEMVKYLCSVVASEIEAASKVNGDLISLQNTVSLIQEVLEHAEKQQIAEDSLNRWLKRLKDVAYDAVDILDDFSYKAIHAQEMACRKRDMVRIIFSSSNSVVFNHNIARKIGDINRQLDDIRRDRIYLDFLKDHSNLRHEESNKENQETTSSLVDDVKVIGREKDKEKIINMLLTASNTSSHSASASSSSSGRTHADGGVSVIPIVGMGGLGKTALARLIYNEEFLSDIFALRIWVHVSTDFSVNGVLIKVIESITKAKCSEDNLMLIENKINKYLRGKKYLLVLDDLWTEKPGDWDTLRNHLNIGATGSKIIVTTRSNEVALVVRGKSPSYDLSELSDDDCWIILRQRAFAPGGAKATPKLEALGYIIAQNCGGVPLAAKSIGGALYFKKKDSEWEAVTRDSKIWDLHRENQLLPALKLSYIHLSSQIKQCFAYCSLFPKDTLIEKQVLVQLWMAEGFLHRSGKNSDKQIEDVGNEYFDCLLANFLLQDVPGDDNGETHFCKMHHLVHDLAEHVGMPEFSILKASKIDNVADIRRLRLSFDEPTYPKSLENASKLRTFISDVQGEDQSIDYHNFFKNKQFRVLDLQWSGIKELPPSIENMKHLRYLDLSNTKIVELPEFITCLYNLQTLLLRYCHFLQKFPRKKMGSLKCLRYLDVSGSHFEVLPEFITKLSNLRTLKLEDCSYIRELPEDLHQLINLRHLVLSDHGKWNEMPRGIEHLTQLQTLPVFKVARYNGGTSRSSIWELGYLKLLEGNLHISNLQNVTEAADAQKANLQGKQNIGSLMLEWSCRGNVNECTNDSTVMEQLQPNPSLVILKIVGFMGVKFPTWMISSTISSALPNLVEVELKNCYGCQQLPALGQLPSLKVLTISTMDVVQSLGTDFYGEARPTFLSLISFTLHDLPRLRMWEPPSSIYTRGFASTSLPTSLSSFSTSYPCLEKMTVEKCPKLERSHDLTFIRGFFPWLKEYKLDGVMKIRIPYKRYATFN from the exons ATGGCTGAGTCTTTTTTTGCTGCATGTGCGCTGGAGATGGTGAAATACCTGTGTTCCGTGGTTGCCTCAGAAATCGAAGCGGCTTCGAAGGTGAATGGTGACCTGATTTCACTTCAAAATACTGTGTCCTTAATTCAAGAAGTACTAGAGCATGCTGAGAAGCAACAAATTGCGGAGGATTCTCTTAATCGTTGGCTGAAAAGGCTTAAAGATGTAGCTTATGATGCTGTGGACATTCTTGACGACTTCTCATATAAAGCTATACATGCTCAAGAAATGGCATGTCGGAAGAGGGATATGGTGCGTATAATTTTTTCAAGCTCAAACTCAGTTGTATTCAATCATAACATCGCTAGGAAAATAGGAGATATCAATAGACAATTGGATGATATTAGAAGAGATAGGATTTATCTTGATTTTCTAAAAGATCATTCCAATCTCCGTCACGAGGAAAGTAAtaaagagaaccaagaaacaacatCTTCGCTGGTAGACGACGTAAAAGTAATTGGACGAGAAAAAGATAAAGAGAAGATAATAAATATGTTGCTAACGGCGAGTAACACCTCATCCCACTCTGCATCAGCATCCTCATCCTCAAGCGGTCGTACTCATGCAGATGGGGGAGTTTCAGTAATTCCGATTGTAGGGATGGGAGGCCTAGGAAAGACCGCCTTGGCTCGCCTAATCTACAATGAGGAATTCCTATCTGATATCTTTGCACTGAGAATATGGGTCCATGTTTCTACAGATTTTAGTGTCAATGGAGTTCTAATAAAAGTCATTGAGTCTATAACAAAAGCTAAATGTAGCGAAGATAATCTGATGCTgatagaaaacaaaattaacaaataTTTAAGAGGTAAAAAGTATCTGCTTGTACTTGATGATTTGTGGACTGAGAAGCCTGGTGACTGGGATACTCTTCGTAATCACTTAAACATTGGTGCAACTGGAAGCAAAATAATTGTCACCACACGCAGCAATGAAGTTGCTTTGGTTGTTCGTGGGAAAAGCCCTTCTTATGATTTATCAGAATTATCAGATGATGATTGCTGGATAATCTTAAGGCAAAGGGCATTTGCTCCTGGTGGAGCAAAAGCGACTCCGAAATTGGAAGCACTTGGTTATATAATTGCGCAGAACTGTGGAGGTGTGCCATTGGCAGCAAAAAGTATCGGGGGTGCACTATACTTCAAGAAGAAAGACAGCGAGTGGGAAGCGGTTACCAGAGAcagtaaaatttgggatctacaCAGAGAAAATCAATTGCTACCTGCATTAAAGTTAAGTTATATTCATTTATCTTCACAGATAAAACAGTGTTTTGCATATTGCTCGTTGTTTCCGAAAGACACTTTAATTGAGAAGCAGGTGCTGGTTCAGTTATGGATGGCAGAAGGGTTCCTTCATCGATCTGGAAAAAATTCTGACAAACAGATTGAGGATGTAGGAAATGAATATTTCGATTGTTTGCTTGCGAATTTTTTACTACAAGATGTACCAGGAGATGACAATGGCGAAACTCATTTCTGCAAAATGCATCACCTTGTGCACGATCTTGCAGAACATGTTGGAATGCCAGAATTCTCCATTTTGAAGGCTAGTAAGATTGACAATGTTGCAGATATCCGACGTTTGAGGTTGAGTTTTGATGAACCTACGTATCCAAAATCATTGGAGAATGCATCAAAATTGCGCACTTTCATCAGCGATGTTCAAGGAGAAGATCAGAGCATTGATTATCACAACTTCTTCAAGAATAAGCAGTTCCGCGTGTTGGATTTGCAATGGAGTGGCATTAAAGAGCTGCCACCATCTATCGAAAATATGAAGCATCTTCGGTATCTTGATCTCTCAAACACTAAAATTGTAGAATTACCTGAATTTATAACATGTCTCTACAATTTGCAGACTTTGCTTCTTAGGTATTGCCACTTTCTACAAAAGTTTCCGAGAAAAAAAATGGGATCGCTGAAATGTCTAAGATACCTAGATGTATCTGGTTCTCATTTTGAGGTATTACCGGAGTTCATTACCAAGCTTAGCAACTTGCGGACTTTGAAGCTGGAAGATTGTTCTTATATTAGAGAGCTTCCGGAGGACCTACATCAgttgatcaatttaagacatctGGTACTAAGCGACCACGGAAAATGGAATGAAATGCCAAGAGGGATTGAGCATCTGACACAACTTCAAACATTGCCGGTATTTAAAGTGGCACGGTACAACGGAGGCACTAGCAGGTCTTCTATTTGGGAGTTGGGATATTTAAAACTGCTTGAAGGAAATCTACATATCAGTAACCTGCAAAATGTGACAGAAGCAGCAGATGCCCAAAAAGCAAATTTGCAGGGGAAACAAAACATTGGGAGTTTAATGCTTGAGTGGAGTTGCAGAGGGAATGTTAATGAATGTACTAATGATAGTACAGTGATGGAGCAGTTGCAGCCTAACCCTAGTCTGGTAATATTGAAGATCGTTGGCTTCATGGGTGTGAAGTTTCCAACATGGATGATTAGTAGTACTATTTCATCAGCTCTACCAAATTTGGTGGAGGTTGAGCTAAAAAATTGCTATGGATGTCAACAACTTCCAGCCCTTGGGCAGCTTCCAAGTCTTAAGGTACTTACAATATCTACAATGGATGTTGTGCAGTCTCTTGGTACTGATTTTTACGGCGAAGCACGTCCAACATTCCTGTCATTGATAAGCTTCACTTTACACGACTTGCCTCGCCTAAGGATGTGGGAGCCGCCATCATCAATTTACACAAGGGGGTTTGCAAGTACTTCTCTACCTACTTCTCTGTCTTCTTTTTCCACCTCTTATCCTTGCCTTGAGAAGATGACtgtggagaaatgcccaaagttGGAAAGAAGTCATGATCTTACCTTCATAAGAGGTTTCTTTCCTTGGCTTAAAGAATACAAACTGGATGGCGTCATGAAAATTCG GATACCATACAAGAGATATGCTACCTTTAATTAG